From Zingiber officinale cultivar Zhangliang chromosome 5B, Zo_v1.1, whole genome shotgun sequence, the proteins below share one genomic window:
- the LOC121987703 gene encoding glucan endo-1,3-beta-glucosidase-like yields the protein MDKLCFSSICTVVLISLITVPNRVHGIGVCYGRDGNNLPSPSDVVALYRSNGISNMRIYSPAQDALQALSGSNIQLIVGVPNDNVQSIASDPSAAASWVQSNIVAFPGVAFSYVAVGNELIPENPGLAQFVLPAMQNIQNAINAAGLQSSIRVSTAVSAAVLSQASPPSQGAFGPDSMRAIVQFLDSNGAPLLFNVYPYISYRDNTAQISPDYALFRSSGVVVQDGQFGYQNLFDAIVDAAYAALEKVGGSNVRIVVSESGWPSAGGFAASTDNARTYNQNLIRHVGRGTPRRSGNAIETYIFAMFNENQKRGDEIERNFGLFRPDRQPVYPISFN from the exons ATGGATAAACTCTGCTTTAGCTCCATCTGCACCGTTGTCTTAATTAGTCTTATCACCGTGCCAAACC GTGTTCATGGCATCGGCGTCTGCTACGGTCGGGACGGCAACAACCTCCCTTCGCCCTCTGACGTCGTCGCCCTCTACCGCTCCAACGGCATCTCCAATATGCGCATCTACTCGCCCGCCCAAGATGCCCTCCAAGCGCTCTCCGGGTCCAACATCCAGCTCATCGTCGGGGTCCCCAACGACAACGTCCAATCCATCGCCTCCGATCCCTCCGCTGCCGCCTCCTGGGTCCAGAGCAACATCGTCGCCTTCCCCGGCGTCGCCTTCAGCTACGTCGCCGTCGGCAACGAGCTCATCCCTGAGAACCCGGGCCTGGCCCAGTTCGTCCTCCCGGCCATGCAAAACATCCAGAACGCCATCAATGCCGCCGGGCTCCAGAGCAGCATCCGCGTTTCCACAGCCGTCTCCGCCGCCGTCCTTTCCCAGGCGTCCCCTCCCTCTCAAGGCGCGTTCGGGCCGGACTCTATGCGTGCGATAGTGCAGTTCTTGGACTCGAATGGAGCTCCTCTGCTCTTCAACGTGTATCCCTACATCAGCTACAGGGACAACACCGCTCAGATCTCGCCGGACTACGCGCTGTTCCGGTCTAGCGGAGTGGTGGTGCAGGACGGCCAGTTCGGGTACCAAAACCTCTTCGACGCGATAGTCGACGCCGCCTACGCGGCGCTGGAGAAGGTCGGGGGTTCGAACGTGAGGATCGTGGTGTCGGAGAGCGGGTGGCCGTCGGCGGGGGGCTTTGCTGCATCTACCGACAACGCCAGAACTTATAACCAGAATTTGATCCGACACGTCGGCCGGGGAACGCCGAGGAGGTCTGGAAACGCAATCGAGACGTACATATTCGCCATGTTCAACGAGAATCAGAAGCGCGGGGACGAAATCGAGAGGAATTTTGGCCTGTTTCGTCCCGACAGGCAGCCGGTTTACCCTATTTCATTTAACTGA